The following DNA comes from Acipenser ruthenus chromosome 58, fAciRut3.2 maternal haplotype, whole genome shotgun sequence.
GTAATTAGTTGTTAATTAATGTTACATCCTGTTAATaagtttcactatatatatatagtaacgggcacggctggactgactcgccgttgccacctgtcggcgaatagggcgctgtgcccggagccagtcccccacatttggttaatgtgcagcagaggatgctgggagtacaaactatggtaggggagaaacggaattattgttgttggagggcgctgacttgctgttagctgcttaataaactgcattacctaaaatagctattgtgtgcgtgtctccgttaatccctgtgctcgctacaatataaaCATTTATGATGGTACTtcgtttatttaatttgttaaaagatattattgtattgtcatgctgcctCGAGATAATTAATTAACTGgatcaatttagcaaaggtttagcgctcaattaaaggcaacttcaaaatccCGTTCTGTCGTGCAGTGTTCCGGAATTATGGGGACAggtgttagtattattattattattatttgtttatttagcagacgcctttatccaaggcgatttacagagactagggtgtgtgaactatgcatcagctgcagagtcacttacaactacgtctcacccgaaagacggagcacaaggaggtaaagtgacttgctcagggtcacacaatgagtcagtggctgaggtgggatttgaaccggggacctcttgattacaagcccttttctttaaccgctggaccacacagcctccccacCCTGTTCAACACTATTTCTGGGAAGTCAGGTATGGTGAAGGCACACTTTTGCCGTGAGTGTACATCCCAGCACAGACGAATATCTCTTATAAAGTGTcctggcacactctacaacccggtttctcagagacgtcggattcagcggccaagagttgcgtcgcacagtgaagaacttatctgaagcagcagagaggagcagcaactggctgtggttgagacggaaagattctggctggggatctcaagcacaagaaagaaagaaacgctgatgtacaggtaagtaagctgggttgagttgagtgggggacggaggggggtgatgctgggacgccagaatcaccgtcgagcactcttgaggtgtcgtgggctagtcgacgaaacactgaggatggaaggtgcccacttgaagaccccagagatgtaccctacttagctcaatccagacggctgtcctgctgatgcgctggggagaccgcactgtggttgatccccggagccagcatcgcagccgttgtgtgtgctgatgcgccagggaggcaaaataagctgatccctggagccagcattacacttcagccattctgccacaacaccagacagaagggtatctacatcatcatatggaaggaagcgcaaatggatggagacacagatggatcacattagtttactgtaaagctacgtcttagttgttgcttatcttggcgagagccaagttcaaaacagcatgacgttttaacatctactctcgtgtaatgggaATTTTAAGAGTTAGTTTTAGGGTTACGTGTTGGGTTTGAGTTTAGGTTTAAGGCTGTGTTTCCAGCAGGAGGCGCCAATCCGCTAACGTGACGTCACGACGCGCTCGTCTccatgggagcagggaggaagcggaagtgtgtgcgggtttgtttacattgtgtgtgtgggactgcgtggggttgttgagctgcagcagcagagaaacttgctaaataagtcaagtgctgactgaataacaaagagaggctcccaatattattcataataaaagcgtgaatacagaaaggatatcagtctcaagctaacagtcagtgaagatggacgtcagcgtctccgtgtcgttctttcaagacgagctcgcctctaccatcgagcacgcagtgaaagcggctgtagacaccgtcttgtgccaaatcacaaaagttgtcggcggcaaattcactgaattccgaatggaaatggctggaaaggagaaagagaatgaaagtctgaagctgagattggaaatatcagagagcgagttgaaagcggtGCGCCTGTGTGTCAGCGCTGCGGATGCAAACATCAAACAAGCCCTGGGAAACATGAACACGGACTGTAAGAAACAAAACCATCCGAGGATTGAGAACCAGGGGTTATTCACCAGAGTTAAAGGTGATTTTTAATAATGTTATGGTTCTTGTATGCCTTccagtcatttaaaaataaaatacaattaaatacagcactactgtaatgattgtgtttcCTTGAAGAAGGCTCTGTTCACAATGTTGCATATATAATATCcatgatgtgttatttcatacagtTATAAACTCCACAGAATTACatgcttgtatttatttgtacagtgagagttaaaagcatgtataattttgtttcacGCAGATTTTGGAGAGAGACCTgctttcagtgaagcagaggaggggccagtgatagaagctgtttacacacaagaggaaatctttgatcaggagtggtgtggaagaataatggagattacagacctgacaattgtagaaagtaaagagatccctgaacttgaacctgtccacattaaagaggaggccgtagagctggagtgtgatcacatcacagaggaagttagtaaagaaaataaagtcgATACACTGGAGGAGAATATAGTTAAACTGGAATCTAGCCATTGTGAAGATTATCCTCCTGAACAGATCTGCATGAAACCCAATCAGCCTGTCTCTGAACACACTGATTCTGGTGTTGGAGAAGAGggcactgtgctggggtccattcagaggaaacatcacccccctcaggaaagagctgcagatggaaaggaggaaggagcgatgccgtccacgagcagcacagcatgtgagtagaatgtcaaaaatacagtttatataagaattgcaattgttttgtgaagGCTAAAGAGTTTATCATCTTTCTTGCTTTTCAATGTTGTGATTGTTAACAGTGATGGCTGTGAGGTGAAGCCTTGCAGGAAAGTGGCTGTGATTCAATGCTGTGCAGTAACCTTGGCTTCTGTTTCCTGCGCTTCTAAAGCAGATCTAGGAAGACGCACCTCCACTCCAGCACCCCAGAGCAAAATCTCTACTGATGGGAAACTGCAGCGtaagcagaaacacagagagtcgACACCCAAAGATGAATATGTGAAGAAACTGAGAAATCTTTCTGCACAAGATAGTCGACCACTTCCTGTGGGATATACAGCGACTCCACATCCTGACAGTTCTGCAACCCAGGGCAACTTCATTTCCCTACAAACTCCCCAGCAGATTCCTTCAGAGCAGATcttgtatcactgtactgaatgtggcacCAATTTCATTGACCGGGGAAagctgaaaacacaccagcgaattcacacaggggaGAAACCGTTTCAGTGTTCAGAGTGTGGGAGGCGTTTTAATCACAAAGGAAACCTTCAAACCCACCAGCTAACTCACACTGCAGATAAACCATTTCACTGTGCAGATTGTGGGAAAGGTTTTAATCACAAAGGTAAACTTCAAACACACCAGTTAACACACAGTACAGATAAaccatttcactgtgctgattgtgggaaatgTTTTAATCACAAAGgtaaccttcaaacacaccagttaacacacagtacagataaaccatttcactgtgctgattgtgggaagagttttactCATAAATGTAGACTTCAGttacaccaacgaattcacacaggagagaaaccgtatgagtgtcctgactgtgggaggcgttTTAATCAGAAAGGACACTTTCAAagacaccagctaactcacagtacagataaaccaTTTCAATGTGCCGATTGTGGGAAAGGCTTTAATCAGAAAACTTCACTTCAAGCACACctgcaaattcacacaggagagaaaccgtatgagtgtcctgactgtgggaggcgttttcatcagaaaggaaGCTTTGAAagacaccagctaactcacagtacagataaaccgTTTAattgtgctgattgtgggaaaggttTTAAACGTAAAACTTCACTTcaagcacaccagcaaattcacaagggagagaaaccgtttcaatgtgctgattgtgggaaaggttTTTATCAGAAATGTGTCCTTCGaaaacaccagctaactcacagtacagataaaccgtttcactgtgctgattgtgggaaaggttttaatcagaaatgtgaCCTTCaacaacaccagcgaattcacacaggagagaaaccgtttcagtgtcctgactgtgggaggcgttTTAATCACAAAGgtaaccttcaaacacaccagcgaattcacacaggagagaaaccgtttcactgtgctgattgtgggaaaggttttaatcagaaatgtgaCCTTCAAcaacaccagctaactcacacaaGATAGAAACCGACAGCTTTGAAAATCTATTTACAAACATTAATACTGAAGCTAAATGGAAAAGACATTTCAGTGAAAAACGAGGTGTAGTGGAGTCTGTTGAGGTCCCTCTAGGAGTAAGATTTGACAGCAGAAGAAACCGGGATACAGGCACATATGATCACGATCCTGTAACTGACAAGTGTATTTATATTCCATTGTTAGAAACTTTAAAGTTTATATTTAGGAGTCCAGACATTTGTAATCCTATTGTACAACCCTGTGAACAAAACGTGGTTTATAAAGATTTCTGGTGACGGCAGCTGCTATAGAAATCATCCACTTTTCTCTCGGCatagaaatgcatttcaaatacaacttTACTAGGATGACTTTGAAACTGCAAACCCATTAGGATCCAAGCAAGGGATACATCAAATTGGAAGCTTATATTTTATTCTTAGAAATCTTTCACCAAAGGTAAATTCAGCACTAATGAATATTCACCTTGTTTCACTGTTCCACACAGAAGATATTAAAAAGTATGGCTTTAATGCTATACCACAACCTCACGTTGATGATTAAAACATTCTTGAAAGTACTGGAATTAAAGTTCCTTTTTCTGAAGAACCAATTGATGGTACAGTTGCTCAGGTCACAGGAGATACCTTAGGGGTGCACACACTTCTGGGGTTCAGGGAatctttcagttcagtttttttctgtcgACTCTGCTTGATTGATAAGAATGCGTCTCAGTCAGTATTCAGCGACGATGATTCTAACATCATATTACGTGACAGAGTTTTGCATGAACAGCATTGCAATGATCTGCTAGCAGACCCTACATGACCCTCCTCCTTTGGAATGAAGCGATATTGTTTGCTGAATGacttacagtttctttctcatttctgatCATTTTGCTTTTGATATTATGCGCGATGTCCTCGAAGGCGTCCCccagtatgaaatgaagttgcttttCTGACAGTGTCATCTCCAAGCATGACATCATTAATAGAATTCACTCTTAGAATTATGGTTTGTTGGAGAGAATGAATCATCCAAGGTTCAATCTAGAGCAGTCTGGCAATGGGATAGAGCTCAATGCgatgcgggcagcagtgtggagtagcggttagggctctggactcttgaccggagggtcgtgggttcaatcccaggtggggggacactgctgctgtacccttgagcaaggtactttagctagattgctcaagtaaaaaccagactgtataaatggggaattgtatgtaaaaaataatgtgttatcttgtaacaattgtaagtcgccttggttaagggtgtctgctaagaaataagtaataatattcaaacattctgcttaattaaaaatatttccctagtATTTGGAGACATTGTAAATCAGGGAAACAAAAATCGGAGCTTGCTTCTGATGTTgttaaatattttcaatattgttttttcacCAGTGATTGCTGAGGGTATGACAGTGTATCTCAAGCACCTAATTGCAGAACATCATAAGCTTTTCAGAGAGCTATACCCACAATGCAATTCGATTCCAAAGCACCATTTCATGATCCATTATCCCAGATGCATCAGAAAAATAGATCCATTATTGCATTTCTGGGCAATGAGATTTGAGGCAAAGCACtagtttattaaaaacagtgtcAAGAATTTCAAAACTATTAACAAATCACTGGACCAAAAACACCAAATAGCTACAGCATGCCACTGGGAGTCTTTATCAATAAAGACTATTGAATGTGGACCTCTTAAAACACAAGCTTTAAATGATTTTCCTGACTGTGAAATTATAGCGGAAAAACTGCAAGTTGGTTTAGATTGTGAAATTAATATTACTTCTAGGATTAGATACTCAGGAACTGAATATCGGACCGGCCGTCTGATTTGTATAAAAATAGAAGACGAAATTGCGGTATTTAGTAAAATAACTGGAATTGTTCGAGAAGCTGAACAATATATTTTAGTGGCATCTGAATTTGAAACAGTTTGTTTTGTAGAACATCTTCATTCATTTCATGCGAGAGGAACTTGGAAAAACGTTCCATTTGATCTTCAGACTTCATATGGCTTTGAAGAACCTGATTTGCATGCGGTTCCAGTGAGTTATTTAATGTATATGCCAACCACaacattgtattttgattttaagttCTATAGTTTTGGAATTGAAATAAGTATCGTGGCACTTTGAGGGCTGGTTATGCAATGGGAATTTCTATAAATAGGGAGATATAAAGGAAGATGTAAATATCGCTCCTTCCACAGAAGGTGCAGGTTTGTCACTGCTTCCATTGAATTGAGGAGATTTAGAAATCGCAGCCAAAAGTGTGTTCACAAAGAACGTCCAAAATATGAGATCCAAAGGCAACCAAACCACTCACCGTGGACACAAACTTTTGGCTGTGATGTCAAAATCTCCCGAGTTAAAGTGAAGCAGTAACTCAATGTCATGTTCTGGAGTTAAATGCATTTGTGTGAATTACAAGTTGGGCTACAGAAATAGTACAAAATAACCCAGGATGGCAGTGAGGACATTTTGATTTAGAAAATGATATTcaagtgtacttttttttcctttaccagCAGTTATTCTTGTGGATGAACACTGTTGTCTAAAAGTAACTGACATCCAAAAATTATAAACTGTACTTAGTGTCCAAAAGgtgtattttgtgaaataaatgctttgttttaatagAGTCATGTGTCTGGATCCCTTTTTAGAATTTGTATGAAGTGTGTTTAATTACTGCTTTGTCTTACAAGTATTCCTATAGCATAGTATTTAATCTATGAAGCTGAATATTTATGAGTGAGTTAAAATTACTAAATAGCAGTGTGACATTTACACTTACAGCACAATATAGTTAAACTTACCCTGAATGAGATGACatttaaagtaccttcctcacagCCTATGTTACTTACCGTGACCCAGTGATTGCCAGACACATTGAGATTCTGTACAAATCCTTGAGCCGATGAGCTGAAGGAGGTCAGCTGTGTCAGGCTGGTGACAGCATACAAACCTCCAACCTGTGGGAACTGTCTACgtagcagagcctggctgtgTCCATCACCTCATCACCCCTCCACAGGTGCtgtccaacacaataaaacaaatgactcctaattctgccccccctcccccttcattGAGAATGGCAGTCTTCTCCTCTTCATCGGTCACAACCCTACAGAGACACTCTCCAGTCTTCTCAGGTACttacctgacagataaaacaaaaggaaagataatactacagtaaacacttcaatgagtggaggtttttaaatgaatgtttttaaaaagaatgagctaaaacctattcaaaagaatcagaaccactgacaatactgacatgtggaaaactgtctctgccctttataatggtcatttcttaGACTCTTAAGttacatcatttatatatatatatatatatgtatatatattcttctttaatacaaattctgttttctggttctcacatttctgctattagttatatatagttatatatttaatcttttaacccttttctttcatatatatatatatatatatatatatatatatatatatatatatatatatatatatatataattacacacacacacgtttatcatttatttagatgtacatcttcaaaaatacagggcggcttcaataacttataatgtattaatattaattttcaatatttctctatttttttttacctttcaaaacgaatgtactggctttctttctgatacccctcttctcCTCTTTGGTGGCTTGTTCAGGatactcacctgtgctgaggtagcgatataccgctctcaagtgatccatatcgattgataaatgtagttttctgagggggaaaaaaacacagtattacaaatttgtCCTGTAAAAAGAGAAATTATTTGATTACAATTGTACGACGGCGCCAACGAACTCCAACTGTCAGCGTCAAGAtctgtggagcaaaagcagtgacgcgcttagcaacagaacgctgacatgtcacatgactcagggggggacaaatttggcacGAGACCGTCAGCTTCCATCCGGGTGCTTCCAGCAGGAGGCGCCAATCCGCTAACGTGACGTCACGACGCGCTCGTCTccatgggagcagggaggaagcggaagtgtgtgcgggtttgtttacattgtgtgtgtgggactgcgtggggttgttgagctgcagcagcagagaaacttgctaaataagtcaagtgctgactgaataacaaagagaggctcccaatattattcataataaaagcgtgaatacagaaaggatatcagtctcaagctaacagtcagtgaagatggacgtcagcgtctccgtgtcgttctttcaagacgagctcgcctctaccatcgagcacgcagtgaaagcggctgtagacaccgtcttgtgccaaatcacaaaagttgtcggcggcaaattcactgaattccgaatggaaatggctggaaaggagaaagagaatgaaagtctgaagctgagattggaaatatcagagagcgagttgaaagcagtgcgggaatgcatgaacgctgcagatgcagacattaaacaacctctcagaaacatgaaccccgactgcaatgaacaagactttcagaggaacgagaaccagggattattcatCAGAGTTCAAGGTGAGATTAATAATGTTATGGTTCTTGTAACCCTtccagtcattaaaaaaaaatacaattaaatacagcactactgtaatgattgtgtttcCTTGAAGAAGGCCCCGTTCACAATGTTGCATATATAATATCcatgatgtgttatttcatacagttataaactccacagaattacatgattgtatttatttgtacaaataaatgaataatttggTTTCACGCAGATTCTGGAGAGAGATGTgctttcagtgaagcagaggaggggccagtgatagaagctgtttacacaaaagaggaaatctgtgatctggagtggtgtggaagaataatggagattacagacctaacaattgtagaaagtaaagagatccctgaacttgaacctgtccacattaaagaggaggccgtAGAGCTGGAGTATGATCAGATCACAGAGGAAGTTAGTGAAGAAAATAAAGTCAATACACTGGAGGAGAATATAGTTAATATGGAATCTAGCCGCTGTGAGGATTGTCCTCCTGAACAGATCTGCATGAAACCCAATCAGCCTGTCTCTGAAGACACTGGTTCTAGTGTTGGAGAAGAGggcactgtgctggggtccattcaggggaaacatcacccccctcaggaaagagctgcagatggaaaggaggaaggagcgatgccgtccacgagcagcacagcctgtgagtagaatgtcaaaaatacagtttatataagaattgcaattgttttgtgaagGATTAAGAGTTTATCATCTTTCTTACTTTTCAATGTTCTAATTGTTAACAGTGATGGCTGTGAGGTGAAGCCTTGCAGGAAAGTGGCTGTGATTCAATGCTGTGCAGTAACCTTGGCTTCTGTCTCCTGCACTTCTAAAGCAGATCTAGGAAGACGCACCTCCACTCCAGCACCCCAGAGCAAAATCTCTACTGATGGGAAACTGCAGCGtaagcagaaacacagagagtcgACACCCCAAAATGAATATGTGAAGAAACTGAGAACTCGCTCGGTTCAGAATCTTTCTGCACAAGATAGCCGACCACTTCCTGTGGGATATACAGTGACTCCACATCCCGACAGTTCTGCAACCCAGGGCAACTTCATTTCCCTACAAACTCCCCAGCAGATTCCTTCAGAGCAGATCTTGTAtaactgtactgaatgtggcacCAATTTCAGTGACCGGGGAAagctgaaaatacaccagcgtagtcacacaggagagaaaccatatgagtgtcctgactgtgggaggagttttaatcagaaatgtaaGCTGAGAACACACAagctaactcacacaggagagaaaccgtttcactgtgcagaTTGTGGGAAGGGTTTTAATCAGAAAGTACACCTtcaaatacaccagcgaattcacacgggagagaaaccgtttcactgtgcagaTTGTGGGAAGACATTCAGATTTGCAACTGGATTAAAAGTACACCAACGTATTCACACAGGAGTGAAAACAtacgagtgtcctgactgtgggaagagttttattCAGAAAAGTAACGttcaagcacaccagcgaattcacaagggagagaaaccgtttcactgtgctgattgtgggaagagttttaatcagaaaggtgCTCTTCAAaatcaccagcgaattcacacaggagagaaaccgtatgagtgtcctgactgtgggaggcgttTCAGTTACAAATgtaaccttcaaacacaccagcgaattcacaagggagagaaaccgtttcactgtgctgattgtgggaagagttttaataAGAAAGGTGCTCTTCAAAatcaccagcgaactcacacaggagagaaaccgtacgagtgtcctgactgtgggaggcgttttcatcagaaaagtaaccttcaaacacaccagcgaattcacacaggagagaaaccgtatgtgAGTCCAgtatgtgggaggagtttcagtcGAAGACGCAGCCTCAGAACACACCACATAACCCACACTGGAGTGAAACCTTTTGAGTGtagtgagtgtgggaagagatttgtagagtcaaaaaaactaaagaaacacagTCTAGTTCACAGAgattcagtcagtcaggacacttaaaaacaaaaaaaacaattcagtttACTCAATAAAAGCATCTCAATCACACCAAAATACCAAAGCAGACCCTGCGTCTCTGTCGTCGGTTTCAAATGCAGGCAactgtgaaaataaacaaattcaactcaaAAAAATCCCAAGCCTGCTGTGCATGCAAATGATTGTAGCCCTGTTTCCTACAGCAGTgcttctgaaactggggaggcACAGAATGTACTCTGGGGTTAAATGCATTTGTGTGAATTACAAGTTGGGCTACAGAAATAGTACAGAATAACCCAGGATGGCAGTGAGGatattttgatttgtaaaatgatattcaagtgtacttttttttcctttgccaGCAGTTATTCTTGTGGATGAACACTGTTGTCTAAAAGTAACTGACATCCAAAAA
Coding sequences within:
- the LOC131724901 gene encoding gastrula zinc finger protein XlCGF26.1-like; protein product: MEADGNGFLDQGDQTPRDGCEVKPCRKVAVIQCCAVTLASVSCASKADLGRRTSTPAPQSKISTDGKLQRKQKHRESTPKDEYVKKLRNLSAQDSRPLPVGYTATPHPDSSATQGNFISLQTPQQIPSEQILYHCTECGTNFIDRGKLKTHQRIHTGEKPFQCSECGRRFNHKGNLQTHQLTHTADKPFHCADCGKGFNHKGKLQTHQLTHSTDKPFHCADCGKCFNHKGNLQTHQLTHSTDKPFHCADCGKSFTHKCRLQLHQRIHTGEKPYECPDCGRRFNQKGHFQRHQLTHSTDKPFQCADCGKGFNQKTSLQAHLQIHTGEKPYECPDCGRRFHQKGSFERHQLTHSTDKPFNCADCGKGFKRKTSLQAHQQIHKGEKPFQCADCGKGFYQKCVLRKHQLTHSTDKPFHCADCGKGFNQKCDLQQHQRIHTGEKPFQCPDCGRRFNHKGNLQTHQRIHTGEKPFHCADCGKGFNQKCDLQQHQLTHTR
- the LOC117407667 gene encoding zinc finger and SCAN domain-containing protein 2-like, producing MAVFSSSSVTTLQRHSPVFSDLGRRTSTPAPQSKISTDGKLQRKQKHRESTPQNEYVKKLRTRSVQNLSAQDSRPLPVGYTVTPHPDSSATQGNFISLQTPQQIPSEQILYNCTECGTNFSDRGKLKIHQRSHTGEKPYECPDCGRSFNQKCKLRTHKLTHTGEKPFHCADCGKGFNQKVHLQIHQRIHTGEKPFHCADCGKTFRFATGLKVHQRIHTGVKTYECPDCGKSFIQKSNVQAHQRIHKGEKPFHCADCGKSFNQKGALQNHQRIHTGEKPYECPDCGRRFSYKCNLQTHQRIHKGEKPFHCADCGKSFNKKGALQNHQRTHTGEKPYECPDCGRRFHQKSNLQTHQRIHTGEKPYVSPVCGRSFSRRRSLRTHHITHTGVKPFECSECGKRFVESKKLKKHSLVHRDSVSQDT